In Shouchella patagoniensis, the following are encoded in one genomic region:
- the gndA gene encoding NADP-dependent phosphogluconate dehydrogenase: protein MTKQNIGVVGVGVMGRSLALNFESKGFSVSLYDVSKERINQIISLEKKERLVGTYSLEEFVASLEKPRKIMLMVQAGSVTDQVIDSLIPLLDEKDILIDGGNTYYTDTVRRSQLVEQHGIHFIGTGVSGGEEGALKGPSIMPGGQKEAYELVKPIFEKIAAQVNGEPCTTYIGPDGSGHYVKMVHNGIEYGDMQLICEAYSLLKDVLGLDAKQLHSVFKEWNEGELDSYLIEITADIFTKIDEETGEPLVDLILDTAGQKGTGKWTSKSSLDLGVPLPVITESVFARFLSAMKKERVKASKILSGPSQTKFTDDKDAFIEEIRKALYFSKVLSYAQGFAQLKAMSEEHQWDLQYGEIAKIFRGGCIIRAAFLQNITDAFSKDAELPNLLLDPYFEKIAKEYQQSLRKVLSMAISHGIPVPGFASAISYYDSYRSERLPANLLQAQRDYFGAHTYKRIDKEGIFHTNWI from the coding sequence ATGACAAAGCAAAATATTGGCGTTGTTGGTGTTGGGGTTATGGGTCGTAGTTTGGCTCTAAACTTTGAAAGTAAAGGATTTTCTGTGTCTCTTTATGATGTTTCCAAAGAGCGTATTAATCAGATTATCTCTTTAGAAAAAAAAGAACGTTTAGTCGGTACATATTCATTAGAAGAATTTGTCGCCTCACTAGAAAAACCACGTAAAATAATGCTGATGGTCCAAGCTGGTTCGGTAACAGACCAGGTAATCGATTCACTTATCCCTTTACTGGATGAAAAAGATATTCTCATTGATGGTGGTAATACTTACTATACAGATACAGTCCGCCGCTCTCAATTAGTAGAACAGCACGGAATTCACTTTATAGGCACTGGTGTATCAGGGGGAGAAGAAGGGGCATTAAAAGGACCTTCTATCATGCCTGGCGGTCAAAAAGAAGCATACGAATTAGTTAAACCCATCTTCGAAAAAATTGCCGCCCAAGTTAATGGTGAACCTTGTACAACATACATTGGTCCTGACGGCTCGGGTCATTATGTAAAAATGGTGCATAATGGTATTGAATATGGTGACATGCAATTAATTTGCGAAGCTTATTCTTTACTTAAAGATGTGCTTGGACTTGATGCAAAACAACTTCATAGCGTGTTTAAGGAATGGAATGAAGGAGAACTTGATAGTTATTTGATTGAGATCACAGCTGATATCTTCACCAAAATCGATGAAGAAACAGGAGAACCGCTTGTTGACCTGATTCTTGATACGGCTGGACAAAAAGGCACTGGAAAATGGACAAGCAAAAGCTCACTCGACCTAGGTGTTCCTTTGCCTGTTATTACGGAATCCGTATTTGCCCGTTTTCTTTCTGCCATGAAAAAAGAACGTGTAAAAGCAAGTAAGATCTTATCAGGACCAAGTCAAACCAAATTTACTGACGATAAAGATGCCTTCATTGAAGAAATCCGGAAAGCACTTTATTTCAGTAAGGTTCTTTCTTACGCACAAGGCTTTGCTCAGTTAAAAGCAATGTCAGAAGAACATCAATGGGATTTACAGTACGGAGAAATTGCGAAAATTTTCCGTGGTGGATGCATCATCCGTGCTGCATTTCTACAGAACATTACAGATGCTTTTTCTAAAGATGCCGAACTCCCGAACTTGCTTTTAGATCCATACTTTGAAAAGATTGCTAAAGAGTACCAACAATCCCTTCGTAAAGTACTTTCAATGGCGATCTCTCACGGCATTCCTGTTCCAGGTTTCGCAAGCGCCATTTCTTATTATGATAGCTATCGGAGCGAGCGTTTACCAGCCAATCTTCTTCAAGCGCAACGTGATTATTTTGGAGCTCATACGTACAAGCGAATTGATAAAGAAGGTATTTTTCACACAAATTGGATTTAA
- a CDS encoding alpha/beta hydrolase encodes MKLHALYIPARLETLKCVILAHGYTGEGKEMLGFARLYAEKLNYNVLIPDARGHGKSDVDYIGFGWHERHDYVKWIHFLLVQFGRQASIVLHGISMGGATVLMTSGESLPKQVKAIISDCAYTSAADVLKHQLKELYQLPAFPFLPLASLYTKIRSGNSFYEASAIKQVKHSTVPILLIHGEEDTFVPFNMVYQLHQAGKNMNELLVIPGAEHGMSFSLSRDLYEEKMRSFLGKYVR; translated from the coding sequence TTGAAATTACATGCACTTTATATTCCAGCTAGACTCGAAACATTGAAGTGTGTGATTTTGGCCCATGGATACACAGGTGAAGGTAAAGAGATGCTTGGATTTGCCCGATTATATGCAGAAAAACTGAATTATAATGTATTGATTCCAGATGCAAGAGGACACGGAAAAAGTGATGTGGATTATATTGGCTTTGGTTGGCATGAACGTCATGATTATGTAAAATGGATTCATTTTTTACTTGTACAATTTGGAAGACAAGCATCAATTGTACTTCACGGTATATCTATGGGTGGAGCAACTGTTTTAATGACGAGTGGCGAATCTTTACCAAAACAGGTGAAAGCCATTATTTCTGATTGTGCATATACGTCTGCAGCAGATGTATTGAAGCATCAGTTAAAGGAGCTTTATCAGTTACCAGCATTCCCTTTTTTACCTTTAGCTAGCTTGTATACTAAGATTAGAAGTGGCAATTCATTTTATGAAGCATCGGCGATTAAACAAGTTAAACATTCAACCGTGCCTATTTTATTGATACATGGTGAAGAAGATACGTTTGTTCCATTTAACATGGTTTACCAATTGCATCAAGCTGGAAAAAATATGAACGAATTACTAGTTATTCCTGGAGCTGAACACGGAATGTCCTTTTCTCTATCTCGCGATTTGTATGAAGAGAAAATGAGAAGTTTTCTTGGTAAGTATGTACGCTAA
- a CDS encoding branched-chain amino acid aminotransferase — MTIQTLEIMKCTHEKQKPEADQLEFGKYFTDHMFIMDYAEGKGWYSPRIIPYQPLTLDPASMVFHYGQTVFEGLKAYRSEEDGSVRLFRPEENFKRLNQSSDRLSIPPIDEAQLFAYLKELIRIDKEWIPTKPGTSLYIRPFIISTQSNLSVAPSQSYKFMIILSPVGAYYKEGINPVGIFVEDQYTRAAQGGTGMAKTAGNYCAAYKAQERATSHQKAQVLWLDGMEKKYIEEVGSMNVFFKINGEIHTPELSGSILEGITRRSVIELLQSWNVPVHERRISMEEILSASKSGTLEEVFGTGTAAVISPVGELLWKDHQMTVNDYKTGEIAKKLYDELTGIQTGKREDPFGWSIILNEDYE; from the coding sequence ATGACTATTCAAACGCTGGAAATTATGAAATGTACACATGAAAAGCAAAAACCCGAAGCAGACCAATTAGAATTTGGTAAATATTTCACAGATCATATGTTTATTATGGATTATGCGGAAGGGAAAGGTTGGTATAGTCCACGTATCATTCCCTATCAGCCGTTAACGCTAGACCCGGCATCAATGGTTTTCCATTATGGACAAACTGTTTTTGAAGGTTTAAAGGCTTATCGTTCTGAAGAAGATGGATCGGTGCGACTGTTTCGTCCAGAAGAAAATTTTAAACGATTAAATCAATCAAGCGATCGCTTGAGCATTCCGCCTATCGACGAGGCGCAATTATTTGCTTATTTAAAAGAATTAATTCGAATTGATAAGGAATGGATTCCAACAAAACCAGGAACGTCCTTGTACATCCGACCTTTTATTATTTCTACACAATCGAATTTAAGTGTAGCCCCATCTCAATCATATAAATTTATGATTATTTTATCACCGGTTGGCGCTTATTATAAAGAAGGTATCAACCCGGTAGGTATTTTTGTTGAAGATCAGTATACAAGAGCAGCTCAAGGTGGCACAGGTATGGCAAAGACAGCTGGAAATTACTGTGCAGCTTATAAAGCCCAAGAGAGAGCGACAAGCCATCAAAAAGCACAAGTGCTATGGTTAGATGGTATGGAAAAGAAATACATTGAAGAAGTTGGTAGTATGAATGTATTTTTTAAGATAAATGGTGAAATTCATACACCAGAATTATCAGGCAGCATTTTAGAAGGGATTACACGTAGGAGTGTAATTGAATTACTTCAAAGTTGGAATGTGCCCGTGCATGAACGTCGCATTTCGATGGAAGAAATACTAAGTGCAAGCAAGAGTGGAACGCTAGAGGAAGTATTTGGTACAGGTACTGCTGCTGTTATATCACCAGTTGGAGAGTTACTTTGGAAAGATCATCAAATGACTGTCAATGATTACAAAACTGGTGAAATTGCAAAAAAACTTTATGATGAATTAACTGGCATCCAAACTGGGAAGCGGGAAGATCCATTTGGCTGGTCCATTATTTTGAATGAAGATTACGAATGA
- the zwf gene encoding glucose-6-phosphate dehydrogenase has translation MNTEQAETVFVIFGSTGDLAKRKLFPSIYNLYRKGNLTDKFAVLGLGRRNWDNETLRDVVKESIVTEHGQDAASEAESFLNHFSYMPFDVTNRESYQQLGDQLAILDETFQIPGNRIFYMAMAPEFFGLIAQSINNEGLKETKGWSRLVIEKPFGTDLKSAIQLNEEIRKAFSEDEIYRIDHYLGKEMVQNIQVIRFANGIFGPLWNNRNIANIQVTSSEQLGVEGRGSYYEKSGALRDMVQNHMLQMVSLLAMDVPLQLSTDDIRSEKIKVLRALRPVMGETISKNVVRAQYSEGTMNGERVKGYLQEENVSETSHTETYVAARLMIDNHVWAGVPFYIRTGKRMAVKSTKIVVEFKELPLNLYRKEEKQTGPNLLIIHIQPDEGITIVLNGKRIGSADTTPVHLEYRHDSEDRVNTPEAYERLLFDCMMGDATNFAHWDEVSLSWSLVDAISNAWEKSDKVLASYEAGSMGPKEADQLLEADGNSWWPVENM, from the coding sequence ATGAATACTGAGCAAGCGGAAACCGTTTTTGTGATTTTTGGTTCAACTGGTGATTTAGCGAAACGCAAGTTATTTCCTTCGATTTATAACTTGTATCGCAAGGGGAATTTAACAGATAAGTTTGCGGTTTTAGGTTTAGGTCGAAGAAATTGGGATAATGAAACGCTAAGGGATGTAGTGAAAGAATCGATTGTAACTGAACATGGACAAGATGCTGCTTCAGAGGCAGAATCTTTTTTGAACCATTTTTCATATATGCCATTTGATGTTACGAATCGGGAGTCCTATCAACAATTAGGAGATCAGTTAGCGATATTGGATGAAACCTTTCAAATTCCAGGAAATCGTATTTTCTATATGGCAATGGCGCCGGAATTTTTTGGGTTAATTGCTCAATCAATAAATAATGAAGGGTTAAAAGAAACAAAAGGGTGGTCTAGACTTGTTATCGAAAAGCCTTTTGGGACCGATTTAAAGTCTGCCATTCAGTTAAATGAAGAAATCCGGAAAGCTTTTTCGGAGGATGAGATCTATCGAATTGATCATTATTTAGGGAAAGAAATGGTCCAAAATATCCAAGTGATCCGTTTTGCAAATGGTATTTTCGGACCTTTGTGGAATAATCGTAATATCGCCAACATCCAAGTGACTTCAAGTGAACAATTGGGTGTAGAAGGTCGCGGTAGTTATTATGAAAAGTCAGGCGCATTGCGAGATATGGTTCAAAATCATATGCTACAAATGGTTTCGCTGCTTGCGATGGATGTACCACTACAACTATCTACAGATGATATCCGAAGTGAGAAGATTAAAGTGCTTCGAGCTTTGCGTCCTGTAATGGGAGAAACGATCTCTAAAAATGTTGTCCGAGCCCAGTATTCTGAAGGAACGATGAATGGGGAGCGAGTCAAAGGATATTTGCAGGAAGAAAATGTGAGTGAGACTTCACATACTGAAACGTACGTGGCGGCTAGATTAATGATTGATAATCATGTCTGGGCAGGCGTGCCGTTTTACATTCGTACTGGCAAGCGTATGGCAGTAAAGTCCACTAAGATTGTTGTTGAGTTTAAAGAACTTCCTCTAAACTTGTACAGAAAAGAAGAAAAACAAACTGGACCGAATTTATTAATTATCCATATTCAGCCAGATGAAGGCATTACAATTGTATTAAACGGAAAAAGAATTGGTTCAGCAGATACGACTCCTGTTCATCTGGAGTATCGTCATGATAGTGAGGACCGAGTCAACACACCGGAAGCATATGAAAGATTGTTGTTCGACTGCATGATGGGAGACGCGACAAACTTTGCTCACTGGGATGAGGTAAGTTTGTCTTGGTCACTCGTAGATGCAATATCAAATGCTTGGGAGAAGAGTGATAAAGTTCTTGCTAGCTACGAGGCAGGATCTATGGGTCCAAAAGAAGCAGATCAGTTGTTAGAAGCGGATGGTAATTCATGGTGGCCAGTTGAGAATATGTAA
- a CDS encoding peptidoglycan-binding protein, whose product MKKHIPVNVLRSITIPVLTAGFIFFITPSSADAAIESPLQEGASGEEVEQLQQLLVDNGLLNKEDLTGEYKATTSEAVKEFQGSQNLLVDGIAGLQTFGALSHLEAGDEGEFVEELQSRLSDFNYYNGDLDGLYGPLTEKAVKQFQEQNDLEVNGIANPATYSKLYYNNSTVYKKEQQKKAALAIEQEEKEHPVEKNNEEKHEKTEVETKGVVEEKTQPVEEKKETEETSQNQVESPKKEVDKEDDSLTYQMEATAYTANCNGCSGVTATGIDLNANPNQKVVAVDPNVIPLGTKVYVEGYGEAIAGDTGGAINGQKIDLYMQSKSDAQNFGRKTVKVTVLN is encoded by the coding sequence TTGAAAAAACATATTCCAGTGAATGTACTGCGTTCGATTACAATTCCTGTTCTAACTGCAGGATTTATCTTTTTCATTACTCCGTCATCAGCAGATGCTGCCATTGAATCTCCACTTCAAGAAGGAGCTAGCGGAGAAGAGGTAGAGCAATTGCAACAGTTGTTAGTAGACAATGGCCTATTAAATAAAGAAGACCTAACTGGAGAGTATAAAGCAACGACTTCAGAGGCGGTAAAAGAGTTTCAAGGTTCTCAAAATCTACTAGTCGATGGCATAGCTGGTTTGCAAACATTTGGTGCACTTAGTCATCTAGAAGCTGGTGATGAAGGAGAGTTTGTTGAAGAGTTGCAGAGTAGATTAAGTGATTTTAATTATTATAATGGCGACTTGGACGGGCTATACGGTCCATTGACAGAAAAAGCTGTTAAACAATTCCAAGAGCAAAATGACTTAGAAGTAAATGGAATCGCAAATCCAGCTACATATAGTAAACTTTACTATAATAACTCTACCGTTTATAAAAAAGAACAACAGAAAAAAGCGGCGTTAGCAATAGAGCAGGAAGAAAAAGAGCACCCTGTGGAAAAAAATAATGAAGAGAAACATGAAAAAACTGAAGTAGAAACAAAAGGAGTAGTTGAAGAAAAGACGCAACCAGTTGAAGAGAAAAAAGAAACTGAAGAAACAAGTCAGAATCAAGTAGAATCACCTAAAAAAGAAGTGGACAAAGAAGATGACTCCCTTACATATCAAATGGAAGCAACAGCTTATACGGCGAATTGTAATGGATGCTCGGGTGTAACTGCGACTGGAATTGATTTAAACGCAAACCCAAACCAGAAAGTGGTTGCAGTTGATCCGAATGTTATTCCACTTGGAACGAAAGTTTATGTAGAGGGTTATGGAGAAGCAATCGCTGGTGATACGGGTGGTGCTATTAACGGTCAAAAAATAGATCTTTACATGCAATCAAAAAGTGATGCACAGAATTTCGGCCGAAAAACGGTTAAAGTAACGGTTTTAAACTAA
- a CDS encoding GNAT family N-acetyltransferase: MNPITSISELEKAFHIREVVFVQEQQCPIEDEFDEYDHLDAACFHILAYQEGQPAGTGRVRFKEKTAKLERICILKQFRGKGIGKDIVRTLEDIAHKQHASEVVLHGQEHAEGFYHSLGYKTASDLFMEDGIPHLLMKKSF; encoded by the coding sequence ATGAACCCTATTACATCCATTTCAGAATTAGAGAAAGCATTTCATATAAGAGAAGTTGTATTTGTCCAAGAACAACAGTGCCCGATTGAAGATGAATTTGACGAATATGACCATTTAGACGCAGCGTGTTTTCATATACTCGCTTATCAAGAAGGACAGCCAGCTGGAACTGGCCGTGTTCGATTCAAAGAAAAAACGGCAAAACTAGAACGCATTTGCATACTTAAACAGTTTAGAGGCAAAGGTATTGGGAAAGATATTGTGCGGACACTAGAAGACATTGCTCATAAACAACATGCTTCAGAAGTAGTTTTACACGGGCAAGAACATGCAGAAGGTTTTTATCATTCTTTAGGTTATAAAACAGCTTCGGATTTATTTATGGAAGATGGTATTCCACATTTATTAATGAAAAAATCGTTCTAA
- a CDS encoding cation diffusion facilitator family transporter, with product MERYNELRKGESGAWLSIFTYLFLAAIKLTIGYQFTSQALVADGFNNAADIIVSVAVLIGLRISQKPPDHDHPYGHFRAEHIAALLASFIMAVIGLQVLFEAGTSLFSSSNVEPPNILTAWVAAGGAIIMFFVYRYNKKLAKRINSQALEAAAQDNKNDALVSVGVVIGIIGSHLHLGWIDSLTAFLIGLIICYTAWTIFKDTTHSLTDGFNETALLPFKRTIEKLDQVQKVRLFKARQVGSSIYADVTIEVHPHLTVETSHHIADQIEQKLRNDHDIVHTTVHIEPQKPKKE from the coding sequence GTGGAGAGATATAATGAATTGCGAAAAGGGGAGTCTGGAGCTTGGTTGAGCATTTTCACTTATCTGTTTTTGGCAGCAATAAAGCTGACAATTGGCTATCAGTTTACGTCACAAGCATTAGTCGCAGATGGATTTAATAATGCTGCGGATATTATCGTTTCTGTTGCTGTACTAATTGGGTTGCGTATATCGCAAAAGCCACCTGATCATGACCATCCATACGGTCATTTCCGAGCAGAACATATAGCCGCCTTGTTAGCATCTTTTATTATGGCAGTAATAGGGCTCCAAGTTTTATTTGAAGCTGGAACATCGTTATTCAGCAGTTCTAATGTAGAACCACCTAATATCTTAACGGCTTGGGTCGCGGCTGGCGGTGCGATCATTATGTTTTTTGTTTATCGTTACAATAAAAAACTGGCCAAAAGAATAAACAGTCAGGCCTTGGAGGCTGCCGCTCAAGATAATAAAAATGATGCGCTTGTGAGCGTTGGTGTTGTCATTGGGATTATCGGTTCTCATTTGCACCTAGGGTGGATTGATTCGCTCACAGCTTTTCTAATAGGCTTAATTATTTGCTACACCGCGTGGACCATTTTTAAAGACACCACCCATTCACTGACCGATGGTTTCAATGAAACGGCGCTACTGCCCTTTAAGCGGACCATTGAAAAACTTGACCAGGTTCAAAAAGTAAGATTATTTAAAGCGCGTCAAGTTGGAAGCTCAATTTATGCAGATGTCACTATAGAAGTTCATCCCCATTTAACAGTCGAAACAAGCCACCATATTGCAGATCAAATCGAACAAAAGCTACGAAACGATCATGATATTGTTCATACAACGGTTCATATAGAGCCCCAAAAACCAAAAAAAGAGTAA
- a CDS encoding HAD family hydrolase, whose product MIKAVFFDLDDTLLWDEKSIDQAFKETCRYAQTIRQEIDPIELETNVRHEAKCLYESYGTYPFTKLIGINPFEGLWGQFRDDMEGFEELRDIAPTYQLAAWARGLEAIGVNDTDLANSLAVQFPLERRKHPFVYDETFEVLDELHQSYKLFLLTNGSPDLQNTKLEMTPQLVPYFDHILISGAYGKGKPDIMLFNEALRLADLPKEEVLMVGDNLHTDITGANAAGIKSVWVNRKGMTNHTDIRPSEEVTNLHQLKELALLTN is encoded by the coding sequence ATGATAAAAGCGGTTTTCTTTGATTTAGACGATACATTATTATGGGATGAGAAAAGTATTGATCAAGCATTTAAAGAGACTTGCCGATATGCCCAAACAATTAGACAAGAGATTGATCCAATTGAACTCGAAACAAATGTACGGCACGAAGCCAAATGTTTGTACGAATCATACGGAACTTATCCATTTACAAAATTAATCGGTATTAATCCATTTGAAGGCTTATGGGGACAATTTCGTGATGATATGGAAGGGTTCGAAGAATTGCGTGATATTGCCCCAACCTATCAGTTAGCGGCATGGGCAAGAGGTCTTGAAGCTATCGGAGTTAATGATACGGATTTAGCAAATAGTTTAGCGGTTCAGTTTCCATTAGAAAGACGCAAACATCCGTTTGTCTATGACGAGACGTTTGAAGTTTTAGATGAATTACACCAGTCTTATAAGTTGTTTCTTTTAACGAATGGTTCTCCGGATTTGCAAAATACAAAATTAGAAATGACGCCGCAACTTGTTCCTTATTTTGATCATATTCTTATTTCTGGCGCTTACGGTAAGGGGAAACCAGATATAATGCTGTTTAATGAGGCACTCCGGTTAGCTGATTTGCCAAAAGAAGAAGTTTTAATGGTCGGGGACAACCTGCATACGGACATTACAGGAGCAAATGCTGCTGGAATTAAGTCCGTTTGGGTTAATAGGAAAGGCATGACTAATCATACGGATATTCGTCCTTCAGAAGAAGTAACTAATTTACATCAACTTAAAGAATTGGCTCTTTTGACTAATTAG
- a CDS encoding ECF transporter S component translates to MKNRKKLTLTDIIVTVMIAVVFAIVYRLWTTVTDVLSLPGLQVDQLIYGMWFIAGTIAALLIRKPGIALLAETAAASGEFFAGSPYGPLLLLYGLLQGVGMELAFALFRYRFYNVLVAGLGGVFASFASLGLDYFNAYLTDLSTWNLVLRIVFRTIGAILIAGFFATAIVRALEKTGVTDLLRPVNDKDYEILKKKNGRSG, encoded by the coding sequence ATGAAAAATAGAAAAAAATTAACGTTAACGGATATTATTGTAACAGTCATGATTGCAGTGGTCTTTGCCATTGTTTACAGATTATGGACGACCGTAACAGATGTTTTGAGTTTACCAGGACTTCAAGTAGATCAACTTATTTATGGAATGTGGTTTATTGCTGGAACGATTGCTGCACTATTAATTCGTAAGCCTGGGATAGCACTTCTAGCTGAAACCGCCGCGGCTTCAGGAGAATTTTTTGCGGGGTCCCCTTATGGACCATTATTACTTCTTTATGGTTTGTTACAAGGGGTTGGAATGGAACTAGCATTCGCATTATTCAGATACCGCTTTTATAATGTTTTGGTAGCAGGATTAGGTGGTGTTTTTGCTTCATTTGCATCACTTGGACTTGATTATTTTAATGCGTATTTAACTGATTTAAGTACGTGGAACTTAGTTTTGCGCATCGTTTTCCGTACGATTGGAGCCATATTAATTGCTGGATTTTTTGCAACAGCAATCGTTAGGGCACTTGAAAAGACTGGAGTTACGGATTTATTGAGACCAGTAAACGATAAGGACTATGAGATACTAAAGAAAAAGAACGGGAGAAGCGGATGA
- a CDS encoding peptidoglycan-binding protein, with protein MSRLTYMITRHRQSDRFEPKKGKECIEMKLKLIITTIGMCLMFILLAPNLVEGQSFEQLHKGDEGERVEWLQTELAKLGYLDDEQLTDIIDGSTIEAVSQYQKDHGLSTDGVAGKQTIGALKMLQEGSEGVLVYELQRKLSDLNYYHSTIDGIYGPLTTAAVVSFQQEHQLMVDGIAGPQTHKYIYYDQARAKQEPLTNPNSSQKNEEEKQENLDETAQVENNEEETSNPSQSIETEDNSVEASASEASESVQVQEGKTMQMEATAYTAYCNGCSGVTRTGIDLRANPNQKVVAVDPAVIPLGSRVYVEGYGEAIAGDTGGAIKGHKIDLFVQTKDEAYAFGRRQVTVTVIE; from the coding sequence ATGAGTCGATTAACTTACATGATTACACGCCACCGCCAGTCTGATCGTTTTGAACCCAAAAAAGGTAAGGAGTGCATCGAAATGAAACTAAAATTAATCATTACAACCATTGGAATGTGTTTAATGTTCATCCTGTTAGCCCCAAACTTGGTGGAGGGTCAATCGTTTGAACAATTACATAAAGGCGATGAAGGAGAGCGTGTAGAATGGTTGCAAACAGAATTAGCTAAACTTGGTTATTTAGACGATGAGCAATTAACTGATATTATAGATGGAAGCACAATCGAAGCGGTCAGCCAATATCAAAAAGACCACGGTTTATCAACTGATGGCGTAGCTGGTAAACAAACGATTGGTGCGTTAAAAATGTTACAAGAAGGTAGTGAAGGAGTTCTCGTTTATGAGCTTCAGAGAAAACTCTCTGATTTAAACTACTATCATTCAACTATTGATGGAATTTATGGACCACTAACAACGGCAGCTGTTGTGTCTTTTCAGCAAGAACACCAATTAATGGTAGATGGAATTGCAGGGCCACAAACGCATAAATACATCTATTATGATCAAGCACGAGCGAAACAAGAACCCTTAACCAACCCAAATTCTTCCCAAAAAAATGAAGAAGAAAAACAAGAAAATTTGGATGAGACTGCACAAGTAGAGAATAACGAAGAAGAGACGTCAAATCCATCTCAAAGTATTGAGACAGAAGACAATTCAGTAGAAGCAAGTGCTTCAGAAGCAAGTGAATCTGTTCAAGTTCAAGAAGGGAAAACGATGCAGATGGAAGCCACTGCATATACTGCCTATTGTAATGGATGTTCTGGAGTAACGCGTACAGGGATTGATTTACGAGCAAATCCGAACCAGAAAGTCGTGGCAGTCGATCCTGCGGTCATTCCTTTAGGCAGTCGTGTTTATGTAGAAGGCTATGGAGAAGCAATTGCCGGTGATACAGGAGGAGCAATAAAAGGCCACAAGATTGATCTGTTTGTGCAAACAAAAGATGAAGCGTATGCTTTTGGAAGAAGACAAGTAACGGTAACTGTAATCGAATAA
- a CDS encoding class I SAM-dependent methyltransferase, whose product MKYTDMLAEFGIGSAHPGGFSKTKQMLMDIDIQETMTVMECGCGTGQTAAYLQQLYDCRVIAIEAHPVMAAKAKQRFEQNQLPIVLLQEKIESMPLGNESVDVAVAESVLSFCQLDQAVSEIFRVMKQGSLMYANELICTESLMPEEKKQLSSIYGFTSLFTESEWKKTLLALGFSSVEVSGKVSASQLQHDDSDKGNDMMPSKTISPSSFATLQSHQQTMNVFGDKIGHALIIATK is encoded by the coding sequence ATGAAATATACAGACATGCTAGCTGAATTCGGTATTGGCAGTGCCCATCCAGGCGGTTTTTCGAAAACAAAACAAATGCTAATGGACATCGATATACAAGAAACAATGACGGTAATGGAATGTGGGTGTGGCACGGGTCAAACAGCAGCTTATCTACAGCAACTATATGATTGTCGTGTAATTGCTATCGAAGCCCACCCCGTTATGGCTGCAAAAGCAAAACAGCGCTTTGAGCAAAATCAGTTACCAATTGTTCTTTTGCAAGAAAAAATCGAGTCCATGCCTCTTGGAAATGAAAGTGTTGATGTAGCAGTTGCTGAATCTGTCTTATCATTTTGTCAGCTTGATCAAGCCGTTAGCGAAATCTTTCGGGTTATGAAACAAGGAAGCCTTATGTATGCAAATGAACTCATTTGCACAGAATCTTTAATGCCAGAAGAAAAAAAACAACTCTCTTCCATTTATGGTTTCACTTCATTGTTTACTGAATCTGAGTGGAAAAAAACATTACTTGCGCTTGGTTTTTCATCAGTTGAGGTTTCCGGTAAGGTAAGTGCTTCGCAATTGCAGCATGACGACAGTGATAAAGGAAACGATATGATGCCATCTAAAACAATCTCACCATCAAGCTTTGCAACACTTCAATCTCATCAACAAACAATGAATGTTTTCGGAGATAAAATCGGTCACGCTCTCATAATAGCAACAAAATAA